A genome region from Mycobacterium florentinum includes the following:
- the cysD gene encoding sulfate adenylyltransferase subunit CysD, whose product MTTTTETRVDELRLLEAEAVHIIREVVAELERPVLLFSAGKDSIVLLRLAEKAFRPLPLPFPVMHVDTGHNFDEVIEFRDRRVTGQGHKLIVASVQESIDNGRVPDPGPGASRNRAQTRTLLDALEAGEFDAAFGGARRDEERARAKERILSFRDEFGQWDPRAQRPEPWTLYNGRIKKGEQVRVFPLSNWTELDVWRYIELENLEIPSIYYAHEREVFQRDGILLAVSAYATPQNGESSAVEWVRYRTVGDLTITGAVRSEATDITGVITEISAATVSERGETRADDRTSAAAMEDRKREGYF is encoded by the coding sequence ATGACCACCACGACCGAGACTCGTGTCGACGAATTGCGGCTGCTGGAAGCAGAAGCCGTGCACATCATCCGCGAGGTGGTCGCCGAGCTGGAGCGACCCGTCCTGCTGTTCTCGGCAGGCAAAGATTCGATCGTGCTGCTTCGGTTGGCGGAGAAAGCTTTTCGACCATTGCCGCTGCCGTTTCCGGTGATGCACGTCGACACCGGCCACAACTTCGACGAGGTCATCGAGTTTCGCGACCGCCGAGTCACGGGCCAGGGACACAAGCTGATCGTCGCCTCGGTGCAGGAGTCCATCGACAATGGCCGGGTTCCCGATCCGGGCCCCGGCGCATCACGCAACCGGGCCCAGACGCGCACCCTGCTCGACGCGCTGGAGGCCGGTGAGTTCGATGCCGCCTTCGGCGGTGCCCGCCGCGACGAGGAGCGGGCCCGCGCCAAAGAACGCATCCTGAGCTTCCGCGACGAGTTCGGGCAATGGGATCCCCGGGCTCAGCGCCCAGAGCCCTGGACGCTGTACAACGGCCGGATCAAGAAGGGCGAGCAGGTCCGGGTATTCCCGCTGAGCAACTGGACCGAGCTCGACGTCTGGCGTTACATCGAGCTGGAAAACCTTGAGATACCGTCGATTTACTACGCACACGAACGCGAGGTATTCCAGCGTGACGGCATCCTGCTGGCGGTGTCGGCGTACGCCACCCCGCAGAACGGCGAATCGTCGGCCGTCGAGTGGGTGCGCTACCGCACCGTCGGCGACCTGACCATCACCGGGGCGGTGCGCTCCGAGGCCACCGACATCACCGGTGTCATCACCGAGATCTCAGCGGCAACCGTGTCCGAACGCGGCGAGACCCGCGCCGACGACCGCACGTCGGCCGCCGCCATGGAAGACCGCAAGCGAGAGGGCTACTTCTGA